CGTCGTTCTTAGGTGAGCATCCGGTTTACGTTGATCCTTGAGCGGGCTGAAGCCTGTAATTCCGTGAATGGTGATATCCCGATATAGCTTGTCGCGCGGCTCCAGATAATGCACGTTACCTGTGGCTATGACTGGTTTCCCCAATTTTTGACCAATATCGACTACTTTACGAACCGCGAGCTTCAATTCCTCTGGTGTAGCCACCAGCCCTTTGTCCACCAAATGCATGTACATGGTGAGAGGCTGGATTTCCAAAATGTCATAGAAATGCGCGATCTCTTCCGCCTCTTCAAGTGATTTGTTCAGCACTGCCTCGAAAAACTCACCTTTTTCACAACCGGATAAAATAATGAGACCTTCACGCAAATTGATCAGCTTCGATTTTGGAATACATGGAACCCGCTTGAAATGCTCCGTATGAGAAAGAGATACCAGTTTATAAAGGTTCTTTTTGCCGACATCATTCAAAGCATAGATTCCACAATGGAATGGACGCGTATTCGAGAGATCAACTCCGACATAATCGTTAAGCCGATCAAGCATGGTCAAGCCTTTCATCTGGGCAGCATCATTAACCAATCCATTCAGTATTCCTGCGAGCGCAATCGTATCATCAATCGCCCGGTGATGACTTTCCAGTGCTACTTTATATTTATCTGCCAGCGTATTCAGACGGTGATTCTTCATTTTTGGATATAGGAGTCGTGCAAGTTCCAACGTATCCAGAACGGGATTCGGAAGCTCAGGCATGCCAAGCTTTTTCAATGAAGCCTGAATAAAGCCCATATCGAATCTTGCATTATGCGCAACCAATACGCCATCTCCGGCAAACTCTACAAAATCACGAATAACCGGTTCTAGCTCAGGTGCATCCTTCACCATTTCATCGTTAATGTTAGTCAGCTGCTGAATGTTGTATGGGATGCGCTCATGTGGATTTACAAACGTAGCAAAGCGGTCAATTTCTTTACCGTCCACTACCTTCACTGCCGCAATCTCGATGATTTTGTTCTGGGTTACAGACAAACCTGTGGTCTCAATATCAAACACGATATAGGTCGCTGATTTGAGTTCCAACGGCTGTGGTGCCATAACTACAGCAACCGAATCGTTTACCACATTGGCCTCAAGGCCGTAGATCATTTTAATTCCGTTTTTCTTGGCCGCTTTGGACGCCTCCGGATACACCTGCACACCGCCATGATCACTTACGGCGATTGCCTTGTGTCCCCATTCCGCTGCAGTTTTCACGTATTTGTCGATTGAAGTTACGGCATCCATTGTACTCATGGTAGAGTGCAGATGGAACTCAACCCGTTTCTCAGCTGCATTATCCTTACGGGATGGCGGTGCCTTTACTTCCATCAAATCTGAAGGAATCATGGCCAGTTCTGGAATTTGCATAAACCGGTCGTATTCTACACGGCCACGGACTTTTACCCATTTTCCATTAGCCAGCAAGCTGAGGATTTTGACATCCTCTTTTGTTTTGGCAAACATCTTCATTTGCATGGAATCTGTGAAATCCGTCAGATAAAAAGTAAACAAGGTATTTCCGTTCCGCAATTCCTTGCGATCCAGACCGAAGATTGTTCCCTGCAACGTAACCTTTTTCTCTTCATCTTGAATTTCCTGCATAGGTACAGCCGGTTCCTTGATCTCATATCCCATTTGTAAGCGAACATCGCCTTGTTCTTCCTCTTCAGGCATTTCCGAGTCGACTTCACTCATCATCTGCTCAATAACTTGAAGCTCCTCTTCCCGCTTCTTGAGCTGAAATTGTTCCATCGCCTCTTTATTGCTTTCAACCTCACCAACCAACAATTTGACCCGTATAGGCAGTTGAAAATATTTATCATAAAAAGTAGTTATAGCCTGGTCAATCTGCTTCTTCTTCGCAAGCTCCATCGACATGGCATCACTCATGGTCAATTGCAGCAGATCTGCTTCACATTCAAACTTGGTACGATTCATCCAACCATTAACAGATGGGATCTCTCGTGTAACCCATTCAAGGAACAGGTTCCAATATTCACTGACAATATCACCAATCGCGACCTGCTCACTATATTTGAATCCAAACGTAATCTTGGAAATATGATTCATTTTCTCCTGGATATGCAAGCAAAAAGTACGATAGATTGGAGCAGGTACCAAGGTATCCTTCGCAATCACAATCGTCCAGTCGCGGTTGCTACGGCTTGTCTCCACCCGTTCAATCCATCCATCCAAAAAGTAGGGCTCCATCAGGCCAGCCGGAAGCTCCGTCTGTTTCATCAACAACTCAAACCGTTTTCTCTTCTCCTCGAATCCACTCATCGTGTTCCTCCTTGTACCCCCTTAAAACAGGAAAAGCCTCTGCATTCAAAAATGTCCCCGATCCGAACCCGCACCGACTCATTTTATCCGACAGAAGCTCTCCATTCCTTACCCTTACGGTGAATAAGTGCTGTTAGTCAATTCTTCCTGACTTAGTACGCTCTTGCAAACACTACCGTGTGTTTCGCTTGTTCACCACAAGCCAGGCACGTATGCTTTTCTTCCGCAGGCTGGAACGGGATGTTCCGGCTTGTTGCACCTGTTACTTCTCTTACTTTATCTTCGCAAGCTTCAGAACCACACCATCCAGCCAGTGTGAACCCGCGTTTGTTCTCCATTAGTTCTTTCATCTCATCAAGCGTATCTACAGAGTAGAAGTTGTCCGACATAAACGTGCGAGCACGTTGCAGCATATCGGCTTGCACTTGAGTCAGCATCGTCTGGATTTCTTCCACCAGATTTGCTTGTTCAACAACTTTCTTCTCTCCAGTAATCCGGGAAACGAGAACACACACACCGTTCTCCATATCACGCGGACCAATTTCGAGACGAATTGGAACACCACGCATCTCGTATTCATTGAATTTCCAGCCTGGACGAACATCACTGCGATCATCCATTTTCACACGAATTCCCGCTTGTTTCAGTTCAGCGAACAACTCGTCCGCACGGCCTACAACGGCATCACGTGTTTTTGGCGGTCCAATTGGAATCATAACCACTTGTGTTGGTGCAACTTTAGGAGGAAGAACCAGACCACGGTCATCCCCGTGAACCATGATTAACGCACCGATTAGACGTGTGCTTACCCCCCATGAAGTGGTGTAAGCCAGCTCCAGCACATTATTCCGGCTAAGATACTGAATTTCAAATGCTTTTGCAAAGTTCGTTCCCATGTAGTGTGATGTACCTGCTTGTACAGCACGTCCATCCTTCATCATGGCTTCGATCGAGTACGTATCCACCGCACCCGCAAACTTCTCGGATTTGGTTTTCTGACCCACAATTACCGGAATAGCCAAATACTCTTCAACCACTTCACGATAAATCTGAAGCATTTTCATCGTTTCTTCACGTGCTTCTTCTTCGGTCTCATGCGCAGTGTGACCTTCCTGCCACAGGAACTCACTTGTGCGAAGGAAAGGCAACGTTCTTTTTTCCCAACGGACTACGTTAGCCCACTGGTTGATCAATACCGGAAGATCCCGATAAGACTGAATCCACTTGGAATACATGTGACCAATAATCGTTTCGGATGTAGGACGGATTGCCAGACGTTCTTCCAGCTTCTCTCCCCCAGCTTCCGTAACCCAAGGCAATTCGGGATTGAAGCCTTCAACATGTTCTTTTTCTTTTTGGAAAAAGCTCTCAGGAATGAACATCGGGAAGTAAGCATTGCGATGGCCCGTTTCACGGAAACGACGATCCAACTCATCCTTAATATGTTCCCAGATCTCAAATCCGTCTGGTTTGAAAACAATACAACCGCGTACGGGTGCATAGTCCATGAGATCAGCTTTTTTAATAACATCAATGTACCAGCGTGAGAAATCCTCGCCCTGAGGTGTAATTTCAGTCACGAACTGTTTATCATTTTCCTTTGACATAAGACTCCAGCGTCCTCCCATTACGACTATCTCTGAATAAACAGAGCGTAGTCAAACCATAATTATCCGTTAATTAATCGTAATATATCATTATATGTTACTGCCAGCATCAGTACAAACAACATGGCGAAGCCGACAAAATGAACCATACCTTCCCGGTTCGGGTCAACAGGTCTGCCACGAAGCGCCTCAATCCCCAGGAAAACCAAACGGCTACCGTCAAGCGCAGGGATAGGCAACAGGTTGAAGATACCGAGATAAAGGCTCAAAATGGCAGCCCATCTGGTTAATTGCTCAATCCCCTGTTTTGCAATCTGGCCCGTAACCTCAAACGTACGCACCGGACCACCGATATCGTCCATGTTAAATTGATTAATGAGATGTCTGAATCCTTCAAAAATCACTCTGGTCGTATCCA
Above is a window of Paenibacillus sp. E222 DNA encoding:
- a CDS encoding PolC-type DNA polymerase III is translated as MSGFEEKRKRFELLMKQTELPAGLMEPYFLDGWIERVETSRSNRDWTIVIAKDTLVPAPIYRTFCLHIQEKMNHISKITFGFKYSEQVAIGDIVSEYWNLFLEWVTREIPSVNGWMNRTKFECEADLLQLTMSDAMSMELAKKKQIDQAITTFYDKYFQLPIRVKLLVGEVESNKEAMEQFQLKKREEELQVIEQMMSEVDSEMPEEEEQGDVRLQMGYEIKEPAVPMQEIQDEEKKVTLQGTIFGLDRKELRNGNTLFTFYLTDFTDSMQMKMFAKTKEDVKILSLLANGKWVKVRGRVEYDRFMQIPELAMIPSDLMEVKAPPSRKDNAAEKRVEFHLHSTMSTMDAVTSIDKYVKTAAEWGHKAIAVSDHGGVQVYPEASKAAKKNGIKMIYGLEANVVNDSVAVVMAPQPLELKSATYIVFDIETTGLSVTQNKIIEIAAVKVVDGKEIDRFATFVNPHERIPYNIQQLTNINDEMVKDAPELEPVIRDFVEFAGDGVLVAHNARFDMGFIQASLKKLGMPELPNPVLDTLELARLLYPKMKNHRLNTLADKYKVALESHHRAIDDTIALAGILNGLVNDAAQMKGLTMLDRLNDYVGVDLSNTRPFHCGIYALNDVGKKNLYKLVSLSHTEHFKRVPCIPKSKLINLREGLIILSGCEKGEFFEAVLNKSLEEAEEIAHFYDILEIQPLTMYMHLVDKGLVATPEELKLAVRKVVDIGQKLGKPVIATGNVHYLEPRDKLYRDITIHGITGFSPLKDQRKPDAHLRTTDEMLEEFQYLGQDKAYEVVVTNTVELADRFEEIKLFPDKLFTPILEGADDEIRNTCYNTAKSIYGEELPEVIVARLEKELNPIIKYGFSANYLISERLVKKSNQDGYLVGSRGSVGSSVVATFLGISEVNPLPAHYICVNPECKHSEWFLDGSVPSGFDLPEKECPNCGGRLKGEGQDIPFETFLGFKGDKVPDIDLNFSGDYQPHAHNYTKVLFSEKSVFRAGTIGTVAEKTAFGFAKKYEEEHHKKWRGAELNRLASGCTGVKRSTGQHPGGIVVVPDYIEVEDVTPVQFPADDVNAEWKTTHFDYHAFEENLLKLDILGHDDPTMMRMLQDLTGVDPTTIPMNDPKVMSMFNSTEALGVTPEQIRSPVATFGVPEMGTKFVRQMLVESQPSSFADLLQISGLSHGTGVWLGNAQDLIKNGTCNIKTVIGCRDDIMLFLIYKAGMDASLAFKITESVRKGRGLPQEWIDEMKNCKVPQWYIDSCLKIQYMFPKAHAAAYVISAVRTAFFKLYHPIEYYATYFTVRADEFDIELVCQGYEPIYRKIVEIEQLGFQAPPKEKNMLPVLEMALEMAARGFSLKPIDLYRSEATKFIVDGNSLIPPFSALGGIGDNAARNIAAAREHGEFLSIEDFQQKSKASKTIVELLTGMGCFRGLPESNQLSLF
- the proS gene encoding proline--tRNA ligase; translation: MSKENDKQFVTEITPQGEDFSRWYIDVIKKADLMDYAPVRGCIVFKPDGFEIWEHIKDELDRRFRETGHRNAYFPMFIPESFFQKEKEHVEGFNPELPWVTEAGGEKLEERLAIRPTSETIIGHMYSKWIQSYRDLPVLINQWANVVRWEKRTLPFLRTSEFLWQEGHTAHETEEEAREETMKMLQIYREVVEEYLAIPVIVGQKTKSEKFAGAVDTYSIEAMMKDGRAVQAGTSHYMGTNFAKAFEIQYLSRNNVLELAYTTSWGVSTRLIGALIMVHGDDRGLVLPPKVAPTQVVMIPIGPPKTRDAVVGRADELFAELKQAGIRVKMDDRSDVRPGWKFNEYEMRGVPIRLEIGPRDMENGVCVLVSRITGEKKVVEQANLVEEIQTMLTQVQADMLQRARTFMSDNFYSVDTLDEMKELMENKRGFTLAGWCGSEACEDKVREVTGATSRNIPFQPAEEKHTCLACGEQAKHTVVFARAY